In a single window of the Caulobacter soli genome:
- a CDS encoding 4a-hydroxytetrahydrobiopterin dehydratase, whose amino-acid sequence MSRPAKIGAAAALSQLPGWASVAEKDAISKTFKFADFNQAFGFMTRVALKADKIDHHPEWFNVYNRVEVVLTTHDADGVSALDVEMARFMDEVA is encoded by the coding sequence ATGTCCCGCCCCGCCAAGATCGGCGCCGCCGCCGCCCTCTCCCAGCTGCCGGGCTGGGCCTCGGTCGCCGAGAAGGACGCGATTTCCAAGACCTTCAAGTTCGCCGACTTCAACCAGGCCTTCGGCTTCATGACCCGCGTCGCCCTGAAGGCCGACAAGATCGACCATCATCCGGAATGGTTCAACGTCTACAACCGGGTCGAGGTGGTGCTGACCACCCACGACGCCGACGGCGTCAGCGCCCTGGACGTGGAGATGGCGCGGTTCATGGACGAGGTGGCCTAG
- a CDS encoding CDP-alcohol phosphatidyltransferase family protein — protein MTQDNRRPLKVRDAAFARRLAGRLAAAKVSPDAISATSVAFAALGAALIMAAGALDGWVLRALLLLLAAASIQARLLCNLLDGMVAVEHGRASPAGPIWNELPDRIADVLLLAGAGYSAQSAGIVGGGALGWIAAVLAVLTAYVRELGRGLGQPADFSGPMAKQQRMATLTAFCLIAMFEPLWRGHGLTLFCGLLVIVVGSLITVVKRTGNLARGLRG, from the coding sequence ATGACTCAGGACAACCGTCGCCCGTTGAAGGTGCGCGACGCCGCCTTCGCCCGCCGGCTGGCCGGGCGCCTGGCCGCCGCCAAGGTCAGCCCGGACGCGATCTCGGCGACCAGCGTCGCCTTCGCCGCTCTGGGCGCGGCGCTGATCATGGCGGCCGGGGCGCTGGACGGCTGGGTCTTGCGGGCGCTGCTGCTGTTGCTGGCGGCGGCGAGCATCCAGGCGCGGCTGTTGTGCAACCTGCTGGACGGGATGGTGGCGGTCGAGCATGGACGGGCCAGTCCCGCCGGGCCGATCTGGAACGAGCTGCCCGACCGGATCGCCGACGTGCTGCTGTTGGCCGGGGCCGGCTACAGCGCGCAGTCGGCGGGGATTGTCGGCGGCGGCGCGCTGGGCTGGATCGCGGCGGTGCTGGCGGTGCTCACCGCCTATGTCCGCGAACTGGGCCGGGGCCTGGGCCAGCCCGCCGACTTCTCCGGTCCGATGGCCAAGCAGCAGCGCATGGCGACGCTGACGGCGTTCTGCCTGATCGCCATGTTCGAACCGCTGTGGCGCGGCCACGGCCTGACGCTGTTCTGCGGCCTGCTGGTGATCGTTGTGGGAAGCCTGATCACCGTGGTCAAACGGACGGGAAACCTGGCGCGGGGTCTGAGGGGCTGA
- a CDS encoding HAD-IA family hydrolase, with translation MAIEAVIWDFGGVFTTSPFEAFRRYEARAGLPQDFIRRVNAADPDTNAWALFERNEIDAEAFDAMFLEEATRLGHPLRGAQVLPLLSGDVRPRVVAALKTCKARFKVGCITNNIVTGHGTGMAGSVEKARAIAEIFAQFDAVLESSRAGVRKPDPRIYEMMCDLLAVAPEACVYLDDLGVNCKPAAALGMTAIKVTTEAQLLEDLAAATGLAF, from the coding sequence ATGGCGATCGAGGCGGTGATCTGGGATTTCGGCGGGGTGTTCACCACCTCGCCGTTCGAGGCCTTCCGGCGGTACGAGGCGCGGGCCGGCCTGCCCCAGGACTTCATCCGCCGGGTCAACGCCGCCGATCCCGACACCAACGCCTGGGCCTTGTTCGAGCGCAACGAGATCGACGCTGAGGCCTTCGACGCGATGTTCCTGGAGGAGGCCACGCGCCTGGGCCATCCGTTGCGTGGCGCGCAGGTGCTGCCGCTGTTGTCCGGCGACGTGCGGCCCCGCGTGGTGGCGGCGCTGAAGACCTGCAAGGCGCGGTTCAAGGTCGGCTGCATCACCAACAACATCGTCACCGGCCACGGCACGGGCATGGCCGGCTCGGTCGAGAAGGCCCGGGCGATCGCCGAGATCTTCGCCCAGTTCGACGCGGTGCTGGAAAGCTCCAGGGCCGGGGTGCGCAAGCCCGATCCGCGCATCTACGAAATGATGTGCGACCTGCTGGCGGTAGCGCCCGAGGCTTGCGTCTATCTCGACGACCTGGGGGTCAACTGCAAGCCGGCGGCGGCCCTGGGCATGACCGCCATCAAGGTCACCACCGAGGCCCAGTTGCTGGAGGACCTTGCGGCGGCGACCGGTTTGGCGTTCTGA
- a CDS encoding TMEM175 family protein yields the protein MTDTTHKEAQHLHRLILFSDAVFAIAITLLAIEIHPPEHWTSVADLLSQMQHKLMAYAVSFAVVGVNWIAHRRTFSRLRRADGVLDVLNLLMLGLLALLPLGTELLWENGTAASVMVYVGLVTAIGLAHALAWGYAALFAGLSEPMPAAEKAYVLTRVALLPGLMCGLTFLSIITHTPWGWLGMAVVVAGLSLVNRLMARRVQPAAIHAAEG from the coding sequence ATGACCGACACCACCCACAAGGAAGCACAGCACCTTCACCGCCTGATCCTGTTTTCGGACGCGGTGTTCGCGATCGCCATCACCCTGCTGGCCATCGAGATCCATCCGCCCGAGCACTGGACCAGCGTCGCCGACCTGCTGAGCCAGATGCAACACAAGCTGATGGCCTACGCCGTCAGCTTCGCCGTCGTGGGCGTCAACTGGATCGCCCACCGCCGCACCTTTTCGCGCCTGCGCCGGGCCGACGGCGTCCTGGACGTGCTGAACCTGCTGATGCTGGGCCTGCTGGCCCTGCTGCCCCTGGGGACCGAGCTTCTGTGGGAGAACGGCACGGCGGCGTCGGTGATGGTCTATGTCGGCCTGGTGACCGCCATCGGCCTGGCCCACGCCCTGGCCTGGGGCTACGCCGCCCTGTTCGCCGGACTCTCCGAACCGATGCCGGCCGCCGAGAAGGCCTATGTGCTGACCCGCGTGGCCCTGCTGCCTGGGCTGATGTGCGGCCTGACCTTTCTCAGCATCATCACCCATACGCCCTGGGGCTGGCTGGGCATGGCCGTGGTCGTGGCCGGGCTGTCGCTGGTCAACCGCCTGATGGCGCGGCGCGTCCAGCCCGCGGCCATCCACGCCGCCGAAGGCTGA
- the rsmD gene encoding 16S rRNA (guanine(966)-N(2))-methyltransferase RsmD, whose product MRIVSGQYRGKAIVTPPGDKTRPTSDRARQAVFNILEHAAWAPELHGARVIDVFAGSGALGLEAMSRGASFCLFVETDDAARGAIRENMEAFGLFGQARVHRRDATDPGARPGSIGAPFDIAFLDPPYAKGLGEKALDALAAGDWLTPGAIVMFERGRDEPDPAPTGFERLDAREYGAAKVFFFRRV is encoded by the coding sequence ATGCGCATCGTCTCGGGCCAGTATCGCGGCAAGGCCATCGTCACCCCGCCGGGCGACAAGACCCGCCCCACCTCCGACCGCGCCCGGCAGGCGGTGTTCAACATCCTCGAGCACGCCGCCTGGGCCCCCGAACTGCACGGCGCGCGGGTGATCGACGTGTTCGCCGGATCGGGCGCCCTGGGCCTAGAGGCGATGTCGCGCGGGGCCAGCTTCTGCCTGTTCGTCGAGACCGACGACGCCGCGCGCGGCGCGATCCGCGAGAACATGGAAGCCTTCGGCCTGTTCGGCCAGGCCCGGGTGCATCGGCGCGACGCCACCGATCCCGGCGCGCGTCCCGGCAGCATCGGCGCGCCGTTCGACATCGCCTTCCTGGATCCGCCCTACGCCAAGGGCCTGGGCGAAAAGGCCCTGGACGCCCTGGCCGCCGGCGACTGGCTGACCCCCGGCGCCATCGTGATGTTCGAGCGCGGCCGCGACGAGCCCGACCCGGCGCCGACAGGGTTCGAGCGGCTGGACGCGCGGGAATACGGGGCGGCGAAGGTATTCTTCTTCCGGCGGGTCTAG
- a CDS encoding pseudouridine synthase produces MTEKYQPHLHDNAIPGQDDDGDGARVAKMLARAGVASRRAVERLIEDGRVALNGEVLTTPAIKVRPDDILTVDGKMIDAPESTRVFRYHKPTGLMTTHNDPKQRPTVFSALPRDLPRLISVGRLDLNSEGLLLLTNDGALSRALEMPNNAWVRRYRARAFGDTTQAKLDRLKDGCTVEGVRYGPIEARLDKAQEKAGGGKNIWITLSLSEGKNREVRRVLESIGLKVNRLIRLSYGPFALGTLLPGQVEEVGPRVIRELLEGIVAEENMPKGDKPQFIGVADPLKAVGTAGGGDMQRRGVPRTHKALQTAILLPEEKVEEEKFVRKPGWAKPKKKPAIAGRAPVAHAKKSIESKMIGPKPLSYRDAAAKRIRDKELADKNAADKRAAQGKEARPAKPAGPASSKPKLGALRANGYKPLGDGPAKTGGKPGGARPGGKPSTVKAAGAGKPGEAGKVWSKPGMAKSDGPKGAPRAGGKPSGPRGKR; encoded by the coding sequence GTGACCGAGAAATACCAACCCCACCTGCATGACAACGCCATTCCGGGTCAAGACGACGACGGAGACGGCGCGCGAGTGGCCAAGATGCTGGCCCGGGCCGGCGTGGCCTCGCGGCGCGCGGTCGAACGTCTGATCGAGGATGGCCGGGTGGCGCTGAACGGCGAAGTGCTGACTACCCCCGCCATCAAGGTCCGCCCTGACGACATCCTGACCGTCGACGGCAAGATGATCGACGCGCCGGAATCCACCCGGGTCTTCCGCTATCACAAGCCCACCGGGCTGATGACCACCCACAACGATCCCAAGCAGCGCCCGACGGTGTTCTCGGCCCTGCCGCGCGACCTGCCGCGCCTGATCTCGGTCGGCCGCCTGGACCTCAACTCCGAGGGCCTGCTGCTGCTGACCAATGACGGGGCCCTGTCGCGGGCGCTGGAGATGCCGAACAACGCCTGGGTGCGCCGCTATCGCGCCCGCGCCTTCGGCGACACCACCCAGGCCAAGCTGGACCGGCTGAAGGACGGCTGCACCGTCGAGGGCGTGCGCTACGGCCCGATCGAGGCGCGCCTGGACAAGGCCCAGGAAAAGGCCGGCGGCGGCAAGAACATCTGGATCACCCTGTCGCTCAGCGAAGGCAAGAACCGCGAAGTGCGGCGGGTGCTGGAGTCCATCGGCCTGAAGGTCAACCGCCTGATCCGCCTGTCCTACGGCCCGTTCGCCCTGGGCACGCTGCTGCCGGGCCAGGTCGAGGAGGTTGGCCCCCGGGTGATCCGCGAGCTGCTGGAAGGCATCGTCGCCGAAGAGAACATGCCCAAGGGCGACAAGCCCCAGTTCATCGGCGTGGCCGATCCGCTGAAGGCCGTCGGCACGGCGGGCGGCGGCGACATGCAGCGGCGGGGCGTGCCTCGCACCCACAAGGCGCTTCAGACCGCGATCCTGCTCCCCGAGGAAAAGGTCGAGGAAGAAAAGTTCGTCCGCAAGCCGGGCTGGGCCAAGCCCAAGAAGAAGCCCGCGATCGCCGGCCGCGCGCCGGTCGCGCACGCCAAGAAGTCGATCGAGAGCAAGATGATCGGCCCCAAGCCGCTGTCCTATCGCGACGCCGCCGCCAAGCGGATCCGCGACAAGGAGCTGGCCGATAAGAACGCGGCCGACAAGCGCGCGGCGCAAGGCAAGGAGGCGCGGCCCGCCAAGCCGGCGGGGCCGGCGTCGTCCAAGCCGAAACTCGGCGCGCTGCGGGCCAATGGTTATAAGCCGCTGGGCGACGGTCCGGCCAAGACCGGGGGCAAGCCCGGCGGCGCGCGTCCGGGCGGCAAGCCCAGCACGGTCAAGGCGGCGGGCGCGGGCAAGCCGGGCGAGGCCGGCAAGGTCTGGTCGAAGCCGGGCATGGCCAAGTCGGACGGTCCCAAGGGCGCGCCACGTGCAGGCGGCAAGCCGAGCGGTCCGCGCGGCAAGCGGTAG
- a CDS encoding CPBP family intramembrane glutamic endopeptidase → MLAELRRSPFLDDLTPDDRRVVPLLLTLPIGVIAALLAALICGVAVVLAFAVGGGDDGAMALISRGETPVGLTQITFVVSMLAFVNGGMALAFVGVAAVLHHRRLASYFTAAPRFRWRLLLLGLGLFAVTIGPLLLASAALDPKAPGAPILAISPHLGGRLAYAAIAVALLLVAAAAEELVFRGWLVKVVGAWFSDPRGVLVLSGLLFSAIHFDPNLDAFLVRLAMGVGLAWMTLRLGGIEFAVGVHAANNILILLFIQPMSLKPDAPHAFPPETLVIAPLMLAGYVAMAEIVARWEPLRRWTRLAIP, encoded by the coding sequence GTGCTAGCAGAGCTTCGACGGTCGCCGTTCCTGGACGATCTGACGCCGGACGATCGGCGAGTCGTTCCGCTGCTGCTGACCCTGCCCATCGGCGTGATCGCGGCCTTGCTGGCGGCGTTGATCTGCGGCGTGGCGGTGGTTCTGGCCTTCGCGGTGGGCGGCGGCGACGATGGGGCGATGGCCCTGATCAGTCGCGGCGAGACCCCGGTCGGCCTGACCCAGATCACCTTCGTGGTCAGCATGCTGGCCTTCGTGAACGGCGGCATGGCCCTGGCCTTCGTCGGCGTGGCCGCCGTGCTGCATCACCGCCGCCTGGCCAGCTACTTCACCGCCGCGCCCCGGTTCCGCTGGCGGCTGCTGCTGCTGGGCCTGGGCCTGTTCGCGGTGACGATCGGACCGTTGCTGCTGGCCTCGGCGGCGCTGGATCCCAAGGCCCCCGGCGCGCCGATCCTGGCGATCAGCCCGCACCTGGGCGGACGCCTGGCCTATGCGGCCATCGCCGTGGCCCTGCTGCTGGTCGCGGCCGCCGCCGAGGAGCTGGTGTTCCGGGGCTGGCTGGTGAAGGTCGTCGGCGCCTGGTTCTCCGATCCGCGCGGCGTCCTGGTGCTGAGCGGCCTGCTGTTCTCGGCCATCCACTTCGATCCCAATCTGGACGCCTTCCTGGTGCGCCTGGCCATGGGCGTGGGTCTGGCCTGGATGACCCTGCGCCTGGGCGGCATCGAGTTCGCCGTCGGTGTCCACGCGGCCAACAACATCCTGATCCTGCTGTTCATCCAGCCCATGAGTCTGAAGCCCGACGCGCCGCACGCCTTCCCGCCCGAGACCCTGGTCATCGCGCCGCTGATGCTGGCGGGCTATGTGGCCATGGCCGAGATCGTCGCGCGCTGGGAGCCCCTGCGGCGCTGGACCCGGCTGGCGATCCCTTAG
- a CDS encoding AsmA family protein, which translates to MIGAILLTAAIVIFLVLFDWNWFRGPLGRFASARLDREVVITGDLRVHPWSFSPKAEAYGVRIAQPDWASKADPKGAPAGTPPSKDYMAKVDRIAVQIKILPLLKGDVILPLLAVDRPDVKLLREKSGQANWTFGDPNAPKKPLKLPAIQHFIINDGQLRYEDQQRDIFFLGTVSSNEHASADGRGKFVLEGKGQLNRSPFTALVTGGPLLNISPNRPYPFDAKVDAGSTHVTAKGDITKPFNLGLFETQLSVSGSDLNRLYALTGLTLPNTPPYKISGHLTRKGERFDFKQLNGRIGDSDVSGDLFVLMGKERPYLEADLQSKRLDFDDLGSLVGAAPATGRGETASAGQKVEAGQRDATQRLLPDATLQVDRVKAMDAKVKYRALAVNAPNLPLKKVRLDLTLDKGVLTMDPIAFTFSRGDLSGKVRLDANPKVPRTDLDMRLTNAKLEDFITIKTDGKAAIEGGVMARAKLTGYGNSVHRAASTANGQVTLVSPKGEIRQAFAELLGVNASKGLIMLLSKDNKETSVRCAVADFSVKDGIMTSNQIVADTGVVLARGKGTIDLRNERLDLKIDGDSKKPRLVRLFIPITIRGPFMAPKVGLEAGGAVAQGGVAVALGTLLSPLAAILPFVTGGEAKDADCASLVAEARSDGAPVKVAQTTPAKVKK; encoded by the coding sequence ATGATCGGCGCGATCCTGCTGACCGCCGCGATCGTGATCTTCCTGGTGCTGTTCGACTGGAACTGGTTCCGGGGCCCGCTGGGCCGGTTCGCCTCGGCGCGGCTGGACCGCGAGGTGGTGATCACTGGCGACCTGCGCGTCCACCCCTGGTCGTTCTCGCCCAAGGCCGAGGCCTATGGCGTCAGGATCGCCCAGCCCGACTGGGCGTCCAAGGCCGATCCCAAGGGCGCGCCGGCCGGAACACCCCCCTCCAAAGACTATATGGCGAAGGTCGATCGCATCGCCGTGCAGATCAAGATCCTGCCCTTGCTGAAGGGCGACGTGATCCTGCCGCTGCTGGCCGTCGACCGGCCGGACGTGAAGCTGCTGCGCGAGAAGTCGGGCCAGGCCAACTGGACCTTCGGCGATCCCAACGCGCCCAAGAAACCGCTGAAGCTGCCGGCCATCCAGCACTTCATCATCAATGACGGCCAGCTGCGCTACGAGGACCAGCAGCGCGACATCTTCTTCCTGGGCACGGTCAGCTCCAACGAGCACGCCAGCGCCGACGGGCGCGGCAAGTTCGTGTTGGAGGGCAAGGGTCAGCTGAACCGCTCGCCGTTCACCGCCCTGGTCACCGGCGGTCCGCTGCTGAACATCTCGCCCAACCGGCCCTATCCGTTCGACGCCAAGGTCGACGCCGGCTCGACCCACGTCACGGCCAAGGGCGACATCACCAAGCCGTTCAATCTGGGCCTGTTCGAGACCCAGCTGAGCGTTTCCGGCAGCGACCTGAACCGCCTCTACGCCCTGACCGGCCTGACCCTGCCCAATACCCCGCCCTACAAGATCAGCGGCCACCTGACCCGTAAGGGCGAGCGGTTCGACTTCAAGCAACTGAACGGCCGGATCGGCGACAGCGACGTGTCGGGCGACCTGTTCGTGCTGATGGGCAAGGAACGGCCTTATCTGGAGGCCGACCTGCAGTCCAAGCGCCTGGACTTCGACGACCTGGGCAGCCTGGTCGGCGCCGCCCCGGCCACCGGAAGGGGCGAGACCGCCTCGGCCGGCCAGAAGGTGGAGGCCGGCCAGCGCGACGCCACCCAGCGCCTGCTGCCCGACGCCACCCTGCAGGTCGACCGCGTCAAGGCCATGGACGCCAAGGTCAAGTACCGCGCCCTGGCGGTCAACGCGCCCAACCTGCCCCTGAAGAAGGTCCGCCTGGACCTGACGCTCGACAAGGGCGTGCTGACCATGGATCCGATCGCCTTCACCTTCTCGCGCGGCGATCTTTCCGGAAAGGTGCGGCTGGACGCCAATCCCAAGGTGCCGCGCACCGACCTGGACATGCGCCTGACCAACGCCAAGCTCGAGGACTTCATCACCATCAAGACCGACGGCAAGGCGGCGATCGAAGGCGGGGTCATGGCCCGCGCCAAGCTGACCGGCTACGGCAATTCGGTACACCGCGCCGCCTCGACCGCCAATGGCCAGGTGACCTTGGTGTCGCCCAAGGGCGAGATCCGCCAGGCCTTCGCCGAGCTCTTGGGCGTCAACGCCTCCAAGGGCCTGATCATGCTGCTCAGCAAGGACAACAAGGAGACCAGCGTCCGCTGCGCCGTGGCCGATTTCAGCGTCAAGGACGGGATCATGACCTCCAACCAGATCGTCGCCGACACCGGCGTGGTGCTGGCGCGGGGCAAGGGTACGATCGACCTGCGGAACGAGCGGCTGGATCTGAAGATCGACGGCGACAGCAAGAAGCCGCGCCTGGTGCGGCTGTTCATCCCGATCACCATTCGCGGGCCGTTCATGGCCCCGAAGGTCGGGCTCGAGGCCGGCGGGGCCGTGGCCCAGGGCGGCGTCGCCGTCGCGCTGGGAACCCTGCTGTCGCCGTTGGCCGCCATCCTGCCGTTCGTCACCGGCGGCGAGGCCAAGGACGCCGACTGCGCCAGCCTGGTCGCCGAGGCCCGCAGCGACGGCGCTCCGGTCAAGGTGGCCCAGACGACGCCCGCGAAGGTGAAGAAATAG
- a CDS encoding SDR family oxidoreductase, with protein MAQSTGRVAGKKAFITGGAQGLGAAAGRRLAQEGAKVSLADINFAGAQAVAAEINAAHGAGTAFAFALDVTQEDQWIEALEKADAAMGGISVLLNNAGVAGDKPLEQMEFDLWKKIMSINVDSVFLGAKHALKYMRAHQPGSIINISSIAGLIANHNSPAYNASKAGVWLLSKNIALYCAKMGLDIRSNSIHPTFIDTPILDPLSQRLGKEEAHAKLGRQIPLGHIGEPNDIANAVLYLASDESKFMTGAELKLDGGISAM; from the coding sequence ATGGCGCAGAGCACGGGCCGGGTCGCCGGCAAGAAGGCCTTCATCACCGGTGGGGCCCAGGGGCTCGGGGCCGCCGCCGGCCGCCGCCTGGCGCAGGAAGGCGCCAAGGTCAGCCTCGCCGACATCAACTTCGCCGGCGCCCAGGCCGTGGCCGCCGAGATCAACGCCGCCCACGGCGCGGGCACGGCCTTCGCCTTCGCGCTGGACGTCACCCAGGAAGACCAGTGGATCGAGGCGTTGGAAAAGGCCGACGCGGCCATGGGCGGGATCTCGGTGCTGCTCAACAACGCCGGCGTGGCGGGCGACAAGCCGCTGGAACAGATGGAGTTCGACCTCTGGAAGAAGATCATGTCGATCAATGTCGACAGCGTCTTCCTGGGCGCCAAGCACGCCCTGAAATACATGCGCGCCCACCAGCCGGGCTCGATCATCAACATCAGCTCGATCGCCGGCCTGATCGCCAACCACAATTCGCCGGCCTACAACGCCTCCAAGGCGGGGGTCTGGCTGCTCTCCAAGAACATCGCGCTCTATTGCGCCAAGATGGGGCTGGATATCCGCTCCAACTCGATCCACCCGACCTTCATCGACACGCCGATCCTCGACCCGCTGAGCCAGCGCCTGGGCAAGGAGGAAGCCCACGCCAAGCTGGGTCGCCAGATCCCGCTGGGCCACATCGGCGAGCCCAACGACATCGCCAACGCCGTGCTCTACCTGGCCAGCGACGAGAGCAAGTTCATGACCGGCGCGGAGCTGAAGCTGGACGGCGGTATTTCGGCGATGTGA
- the spdR gene encoding stationary phase response regulator transcription factor SpdR — protein sequence MADIGEMVAALPDKSLLLLDDDAPLRTRLGRALEQRGFAVTLCASVAEAMSALRTQAPAHAVLDMRLEDGTGLKVVEAVRDVRPDAKVIMLTGYGNIATAVAAVKAGVIDYLSKPADADDVARALLAAKDAAPTPPENPMSADRVRWEHIQRVYEMCGHNVSETARRLNMHRRTLQRILAKRAPR from the coding sequence ATGGCGGATATCGGTGAAATGGTCGCGGCGCTGCCCGACAAGTCCCTACTGCTTCTCGACGACGACGCGCCCCTGCGGACGCGATTGGGTCGAGCCCTCGAACAGCGCGGATTTGCGGTGACGCTTTGCGCGTCGGTCGCCGAGGCGATGAGCGCCTTGCGAACCCAGGCGCCGGCCCACGCCGTGCTCGACATGCGGCTGGAGGACGGCACGGGCCTGAAGGTGGTCGAGGCGGTCCGCGACGTGCGGCCCGACGCCAAGGTCATCATGCTGACCGGCTACGGCAACATCGCCACCGCCGTGGCGGCGGTGAAGGCCGGGGTCATCGACTATCTGTCCAAGCCGGCCGACGCCGACGACGTGGCCCGCGCCCTGTTGGCCGCCAAGGACGCCGCCCCGACGCCGCCCGAAAATCCGATGAGCGCCGACCGGGTGCGCTGGGAACACATCCAGCGGGTCTACGAGATGTGCGGCCACAATGTTTCGGAAACCGCGAGGCGGCTGAACATGCACCGCCGGACCCTGCAGCGGATCCTGGCGAAGCGCGCGCCGCGCTAA
- a CDS encoding phosphatidate cytidylyltransferase has protein sequence MDIVATVRAFFAAQPPVLLIGLAGVVALLSVAGAIATALTALRPGQDYRELRQRIASWWVMVALLAGALLLGWQATVVVFALISFMALREFLSLAPIRKEDRPAILAAYLALTAAYGFIAADRYMFYLVFIPVWTFLGLPFLMAMLGQTRGFLTTAATFHWGLVTCVYNLGFAAFLMRTPNTDTLPAGAAGLVFFLLLVTEFNDVAQYVFGKLLGRHKIAPTVSPNKTWEGFLGGWLATGLLIWFAGPVFTPLAGHGLLVVAMALPVAGFAGDVTMSAVKRDIGVKDTSHAIPGHGGVLDRADSLTFTAPLYFHLLALFALDKF, from the coding sequence TTGGACATCGTCGCGACCGTTCGAGCCTTCTTCGCCGCCCAGCCGCCCGTGCTGCTGATCGGCCTGGCCGGCGTGGTGGCCCTGCTCAGCGTCGCCGGGGCGATCGCCACGGCGCTGACCGCGCTGAGGCCTGGCCAGGACTATCGCGAGCTGCGCCAGCGCATCGCCAGCTGGTGGGTGATGGTCGCCCTGCTGGCCGGGGCCCTGCTGCTGGGCTGGCAGGCCACCGTCGTGGTCTTCGCCCTGATCTCGTTCATGGCCCTGCGCGAGTTCCTGTCCCTGGCCCCGATCCGCAAGGAGGATCGCCCCGCGATCCTGGCGGCCTATCTGGCCCTGACGGCCGCCTACGGCTTCATCGCCGCCGACCGCTACATGTTCTACCTGGTGTTCATCCCGGTCTGGACGTTCCTGGGCCTGCCGTTCCTGATGGCCATGCTGGGCCAGACGCGCGGCTTCCTGACCACCGCCGCCACCTTCCACTGGGGCCTGGTGACCTGCGTCTACAACCTGGGCTTCGCGGCGTTTCTGATGCGGACGCCGAACACCGACACACTGCCGGCCGGCGCGGCGGGCCTGGTGTTCTTCCTGCTGCTGGTCACCGAGTTCAACGACGTGGCCCAGTACGTGTTCGGCAAGCTGCTGGGCCGTCACAAGATCGCGCCCACGGTCAGCCCCAACAAGACCTGGGAGGGTTTCCTGGGCGGCTGGCTGGCGACGGGCCTGCTGATCTGGTTCGCCGGACCGGTGTTCACGCCGCTGGCCGGCCATGGCCTGCTGGTCGTCGCGATGGCCCTGCCCGTGGCGGGCTTCGCCGGCGACGTCACCATGAGCGCGGTCAAGCGCGACATTGGGGTCAAGGACACCTCGCACGCCATTCCCGGCCACGGCGGCGTGCTGGATCGCGCCGACAGCCTGACCTTCACCGCACCGCTCTACTTCCACCTGCTGGCGCTGTTTGCTCTGGATAAGTTCTGA
- a CDS encoding lysophospholipid acyltransferase family protein — MGWLRFLLLVLVARPLALFLTGADVTGRERLPLKGPAIVAANHSSHVDTLLLLAIFPSRAVSRVRPVAAADYFLRDPVIGWFSRHVIGIVPVARLKASSGEDVLAPARAALAAGDIVVVFPEGTRGDGDELGQLKGGVARLAEAFPEAPVTPVWIQGAGRVLPKGEAIPAPLNCAVLVGEPLIWTGDRPTFMARLRESLLALKDEAPPLRWS, encoded by the coding sequence ATGGGCTGGCTGCGGTTCCTGTTGCTGGTGCTGGTCGCCCGCCCCCTGGCGCTGTTCCTGACCGGGGCCGACGTGACGGGCCGCGAGCGCCTGCCGCTGAAGGGGCCGGCCATCGTCGCGGCCAACCATTCCAGCCATGTCGACACCCTGCTGCTGCTGGCCATCTTCCCCTCCCGCGCCGTGTCCCGCGTGCGACCGGTGGCGGCGGCCGACTACTTCCTGCGCGATCCGGTGATCGGCTGGTTCTCGCGCCATGTGATCGGCATCGTGCCGGTGGCCCGGCTGAAGGCCAGCTCAGGAGAAGACGTCCTGGCCCCGGCCCGCGCGGCCCTAGCGGCCGGCGACATCGTCGTGGTCTTTCCCGAGGGCACGCGCGGCGACGGCGACGAGTTGGGCCAGTTGAAGGGCGGCGTGGCGCGTCTGGCCGAAGCCTTTCCCGAGGCGCCGGTGACGCCGGTGTGGATCCAGGGCGCCGGCCGCGTCCTGCCCAAGGGCGAGGCGATCCCCGCACCCCTGAACTGCGCGGTGCTGGTGGGCGAGCCGCTGATCTGGACCGGCGACCGACCCACCTTCATGGCGCGGCTACGTGAAAGCTTGTTGGCCCTGAAGGACGAGGCGCCGCCGCTGCGCTGGTCGTAA